A DNA window from Chthonomonadales bacterium contains the following coding sequences:
- a CDS encoding GtrA family protein: MEALRDVTRTGLLGRPVLRQFVKFCLIGVTSMVIDVSLAWLFTYRIGWHWALAQTLSFSVAVSNGYVWNSLWTFRGLGTRRRHEQYLMFVAVNIVGLALNLTIMKSVFFCFTGRIINQGNPDPAHWWVAKALAIVLVSLWNFLANRHWTFAHRPVPRA; this comes from the coding sequence TTGGAGGCGCTTCGAGATGTGACTCGCACCGGCCTGCTCGGCCGCCCGGTGCTGCGCCAGTTCGTGAAGTTCTGCCTGATCGGCGTCACGAGCATGGTGATCGACGTCAGCCTGGCGTGGCTCTTCACCTACCGGATCGGCTGGCACTGGGCCCTTGCGCAGACCCTCTCCTTCTCCGTCGCGGTCTCCAACGGCTACGTCTGGAACAGCCTGTGGACCTTCCGCGGTCTGGGGACACGCAGACGCCACGAGCAATACTTGATGTTCGTGGCGGTGAACATCGTCGGTCTGGCGCTCAACCTGACCATCATGAAGAGCGTCTTCTTCTGCTTCACCGGCCGCATCATCAACCAGGGGAACCCCGACCCCGCCCACTGGTGGGTTGCCAAGGCGCTCGCGATCGTCCTCGTATCGCTCTGGAACTTCCTCGCGAACCGGCACTGGACTTTCGCTCACCGCCCCGTCCCGCGCGCCTGA
- the larC gene encoding nickel pincer cofactor biosynthesis protein LarC has translation MRTAYFDCFSGVSGDMTLGALLACGADPDGLADALGGLGLPGWRLEATSVQRSGIGAVDVRVVLTEEPAHGRHLSDIERLIEAADLPERARDRSLRVFRRLAAAEAAVHQTTPERIHFHEVGAVDAIVDVVGTALLLEQLAIEQVYCAWLPMGRGFARCEHGVIPVPAPAVVELARGFPVVGVDVEGELVTPTGAAIVTALAAGFGPMPPLSVRAVGYGAGKKAFGDRPNLLRVVVGDAVDAEATGEPDVVEVEANIDDMSPQFYEPLAERLFAAGALDVYLTPVQMKKGRPGVLVTALATRHEARALADVLFAETTTLGVRLSEKRRICLDRRRVEVATAYGPIRVKVGSRAGREVTAAPEYEDVRAAARAHGAPVRTVHEAALRAYRDAGAPAADLPPDARAEQA, from the coding sequence GTGCGAACCGCGTACTTCGATTGCTTCTCTGGAGTCTCCGGTGACATGACGCTCGGGGCGCTCCTTGCCTGCGGCGCCGATCCCGACGGGTTAGCGGACGCGCTCGGAGGCCTGGGCCTTCCCGGCTGGCGGCTGGAAGCGACCTCGGTCCAGCGCAGCGGCATCGGAGCTGTCGACGTGCGCGTGGTGCTCACCGAAGAGCCGGCGCACGGTCGGCATCTGTCCGACATCGAGCGTCTGATCGAAGCCGCGGACCTTCCCGAGCGCGCGAGAGACCGTTCGCTGCGTGTGTTTCGCAGGCTTGCGGCGGCCGAGGCCGCCGTCCACCAGACGACGCCCGAACGCATCCACTTCCACGAGGTCGGCGCCGTGGACGCGATCGTGGACGTGGTCGGCACGGCGCTGCTCCTGGAGCAGCTGGCGATCGAGCAGGTGTATTGCGCGTGGCTGCCCATGGGCCGGGGCTTCGCGCGCTGCGAGCACGGGGTCATACCGGTGCCCGCGCCGGCCGTGGTCGAGTTGGCGCGTGGATTCCCGGTCGTGGGCGTCGACGTGGAGGGGGAGCTGGTCACGCCCACGGGCGCCGCCATCGTCACAGCACTGGCCGCGGGCTTTGGCCCCATGCCGCCGCTCTCCGTCCGCGCGGTCGGATACGGAGCAGGCAAGAAGGCCTTCGGCGATCGGCCCAACCTGCTGAGGGTGGTGGTCGGTGACGCCGTGGACGCGGAGGCCACCGGCGAGCCGGACGTGGTGGAGGTGGAGGCGAACATCGATGACATGTCGCCTCAGTTCTACGAGCCGCTGGCCGAGCGTCTCTTCGCGGCCGGCGCGCTGGACGTCTACCTGACGCCGGTCCAGATGAAAAAGGGTCGGCCCGGCGTGCTCGTGACCGCGCTCGCCACGCGGCACGAAGCCCGGGCGTTGGCCGACGTGCTCTTCGCCGAGACTACGACTCTGGGCGTGCGCCTCTCAGAGAAGCGGCGCATCTGCCTCGACCGTCGCCGGGTAGAGGTTGCCACGGCGTACGGGCCGATCCGGGTCAAGGTGGGCTCGCGCGCCGGCCGCGAGGTCACCGCCGCGCCGGAGTATGAGGACGTGCGCGCCGCCGCCCGCGCGCACGGCGCCCCCGTTCGCACCGTCCACGAGGCAGCCCTGCGCGCCTACCGCGATGCGGGCGCGCCCGCCGCGGACCTCCCGCCCGATGCTCGAGCCGAGCAGGCCTGA
- a CDS encoding GNAT family N-acetyltransferase, whose protein sequence is MYATLDRARLRTGELLEVGLVLGPEEERAPAVRDLLGHKGGEWQHHIASALAGGADSLETRFYVGALGEELVANVMTVESLGVGILGHVFTRPEHRRKGICQTLLGAALADFRARGGRSLLLGTGFESPPYWIYHGFGFRSVRGGFMRYTVGHPGEFAARWFAPRPASVVEARWEHWPMVAQVASFPGAAFLRSAAWGVFGVANLEGPYVSFLSKRETDERHRAVMLAAEDGAVAGCATLVPAGSWPDRMTWPGVGLLDAFSHPAFADRLPDLVRAVLPGEAKVIAYTDARRTPRSDALEAAGMVREGCLTGFLRAGDTVHDVWLYGTPSG, encoded by the coding sequence ATGTACGCCACCTTGGACCGCGCGCGTCTTCGCACCGGCGAGTTGCTGGAGGTCGGGCTGGTTCTCGGCCCCGAGGAGGAGCGCGCCCCCGCCGTGCGGGATCTGCTTGGCCACAAGGGCGGCGAGTGGCAACACCATATCGCGTCGGCCCTCGCGGGCGGGGCCGACTCCCTGGAGACGCGCTTCTACGTGGGTGCGCTCGGCGAGGAGCTGGTCGCCAACGTGATGACCGTGGAGTCCCTGGGCGTGGGTATCCTCGGCCATGTCTTCACGCGGCCCGAGCATCGGCGCAAGGGCATCTGTCAGACCCTCCTGGGAGCCGCCCTCGCCGACTTCCGCGCTCGCGGAGGAAGGTCTCTGCTCCTGGGCACCGGATTCGAGAGTCCCCCGTACTGGATCTACCACGGCTTCGGCTTTCGCAGCGTGCGGGGCGGCTTCATGCGCTATACGGTCGGTCACCCCGGCGAGTTCGCGGCGCGGTGGTTTGCGCCGCGCCCGGCGTCGGTCGTCGAGGCGCGGTGGGAGCACTGGCCGATGGTGGCTCAGGTCGCTTCCTTCCCTGGCGCCGCGTTCCTTCGCAGCGCGGCCTGGGGCGTCTTCGGCGTGGCGAACCTGGAGGGACCCTACGTGAGCTTCCTGAGCAAGCGCGAGACCGACGAACGGCACCGCGCCGTGATGCTGGCAGCCGAGGACGGCGCGGTGGCCGGCTGCGCTACGCTGGTGCCGGCCGGCTCGTGGCCAGACCGGATGACGTGGCCCGGCGTCGGCTTGCTGGACGCCTTCTCGCACCCTGCCTTCGCGGACCGTCTGCCGGACCTTGTGCGCGCCGTGCTTCCCGGCGAAGCCAAGGTGATCGCGTACACCGACGCGCGCCGTACCCCGCGATCGGACGCCCTGGAGGCCGCCGGCATGGTGCGTGAGGGCTGCCTGACGGGCTTCCTGCGCGCGGGCGACACCGTCCACGACGTGTGGCTCTACGGCACCCCCTCCGGCTGA
- a CDS encoding phosphoglycolate/pyridoxal phosphate family phosphatase, giving the protein MALYVFDMDGVLWAMEDPIPHGAETVERLRLRGERVYFLTNNSTRSREDYVAKLGRFGIRAEVSQVMTSAHATALVLRSEGAAGRHVYVVGERGLIAELEGAGLRVVPYREGDRVDYVVVGWDRSFTYQKLAEAHGAIVRGGAQFIATNRDATYPDSGGRTLPGGGSLVAAVATAAGVAPRTIGKPEPHALDLILREAGVPPEQCIVVGDRLDTDIALGKRAGARTVLVLTGVSTESDVAEAPASLRPDTVLHTLADLP; this is encoded by the coding sequence GTGGCCCTGTACGTGTTCGACATGGACGGCGTTCTCTGGGCGATGGAGGACCCGATCCCGCACGGCGCGGAGACGGTAGAGCGCCTCCGCCTCCGTGGCGAGCGTGTCTACTTCCTCACGAACAACTCGACGCGCAGCCGTGAGGACTACGTGGCGAAGCTCGGGCGTTTCGGCATCCGCGCCGAGGTTTCGCAGGTCATGACCTCCGCCCACGCCACCGCGCTCGTGCTGCGCTCCGAGGGCGCGGCCGGCCGGCACGTCTACGTGGTCGGGGAGCGTGGCCTGATCGCCGAGCTCGAGGGCGCGGGGCTGCGCGTGGTGCCCTATCGCGAGGGCGATCGCGTCGACTACGTGGTCGTCGGATGGGATCGCTCCTTCACCTACCAGAAGCTCGCGGAGGCCCACGGCGCCATCGTGCGCGGCGGCGCGCAGTTCATCGCCACGAACCGCGATGCCACCTACCCGGACTCCGGCGGCCGCACGCTGCCGGGCGGCGGTTCCCTTGTGGCGGCTGTGGCCACCGCCGCCGGCGTCGCGCCGCGTACCATCGGTAAGCCCGAGCCCCACGCACTCGACCTGATCCTGCGCGAGGCCGGCGTGCCGCCGGAGCAGTGCATCGTGGTTGGCGACCGCCTGGATACCGACATCGCGCTCGGCAAACGCGCGGGCGCCCGGACCGTCCTGGTGCTCACGGGCGTGTCCACCGAGAGCGACGTGGCCGAGGCCCCCGCGAGCCTGCGGCCAGACACGGTGCTCCACACACTGGCCGACCTGCCATAG
- a CDS encoding polyprenyl synthetase family protein, which translates to MRAESRPEAATALATADLLDLVRPDLERVEATLDREITSEVRVVGAVGEHILLAGGKRLRPAMVVLSALCVSRDPDRERLATIAAAVELVHMATLVHDDVVDATATRRGKATANAVFGNGVAVLSGDFLLARSMRLLAIDGDLRVIGVVSEITVEMSEGEVLELVATGNARLPRDRYLEILRKKTAAFVAGCCRCGAIVGGASAAEEEALGRYGYHLGMAFQIADDLLDYTGEPRVTGKPVGSDLRDGRATLPFMLALEQARDGDGDRLLSAFGNPELTDSGVREVVRVLERYQALERARDVARCHVELAAEALARLEESAATRCFHALTDYVVQRDR; encoded by the coding sequence ATGAGGGCAGAGAGCCGACCCGAGGCCGCAACGGCACTGGCGACCGCCGACCTACTCGACCTCGTGCGTCCGGACCTGGAGCGCGTGGAAGCCACCCTCGACCGCGAGATCACCTCCGAGGTGCGCGTCGTCGGCGCGGTCGGCGAGCACATCCTCCTGGCCGGCGGGAAGCGGCTACGCCCTGCGATGGTTGTGCTCTCGGCGCTTTGCGTCTCGCGCGATCCGGATCGCGAGCGCCTCGCGACCATCGCCGCGGCCGTCGAGCTCGTCCACATGGCAACGCTCGTCCACGACGACGTTGTGGATGCGACGGCGACGCGCCGCGGCAAGGCGACGGCCAACGCCGTGTTCGGCAACGGCGTCGCCGTCCTCAGTGGCGACTTCCTGCTCGCTCGCTCGATGCGGCTCCTCGCCATCGACGGCGACCTGCGCGTCATCGGCGTCGTCTCCGAGATCACCGTCGAGATGAGCGAGGGCGAGGTCCTGGAGCTCGTGGCAACCGGCAACGCCCGCCTGCCCCGCGACCGTTACCTTGAGATCCTGCGCAAGAAGACGGCGGCCTTCGTGGCCGGGTGCTGCCGTTGCGGCGCCATCGTCGGCGGCGCCTCCGCCGCGGAGGAGGAGGCTCTGGGGCGCTACGGCTACCACCTTGGCATGGCCTTCCAGATCGCCGATGATCTGCTCGACTACACCGGTGAGCCGCGCGTGACCGGCAAGCCAGTCGGCAGCGATCTGCGCGACGGCCGCGCCACCCTCCCCTTCATGCTCGCGCTCGAGCAGGCCCGCGACGGCGACGGCGATCGCCTGCTCAGCGCCTTCGGCAACCCGGAGCTCACCGATTCCGGCGTGCGCGAGGTGGTGCGCGTCCTGGAGCGCTACCAGGCGCTGGAGCGTGCTCGCGACGTGGCGCGCTGCCACGTCGAGTTGGCGGCCGAAGCGCTCGCAAGGCTCGAGGAGTCGGCCGCCACGCGTTGCTTCCATGCGCTCACCGACTACGTCGTCCAGAGGGACCGGTAG
- a CDS encoding ubiquinone/menaquinone biosynthesis methyltransferase produces MFSGIADRYDLLNTLMSLSRHRAWRRAAVAQAEVRPGDAVLDVCAGTGDFAIEASRAAGPSGIVVASDFCLPMLARTPGKALAKAAAPVTCVVADALRLPFAAASVDRVTVGFGIRNVADTGQAFREMARVLRPGGRAVCLEFAVPSNRLVRWAVRCYEATLPALGGLLSTREAYAYLPASIEAFHSREELAAIMREAGFRQVRLRDLNLGSVCIHTGVKP; encoded by the coding sequence ATGTTCTCCGGCATTGCGGACCGCTACGACCTGCTCAACACCCTGATGAGCCTCAGCCGGCACCGCGCGTGGCGGCGCGCGGCGGTCGCCCAGGCCGAGGTGCGCCCGGGCGACGCCGTGCTGGACGTGTGCGCAGGCACGGGGGACTTCGCTATCGAGGCTTCCCGCGCGGCGGGGCCATCGGGTATTGTGGTTGCCAGCGACTTCTGCCTGCCGATGCTCGCGCGCACGCCGGGCAAGGCATTGGCCAAGGCCGCGGCGCCCGTGACCTGTGTCGTTGCGGACGCCCTGCGGTTGCCCTTCGCCGCGGCATCGGTCGATCGAGTCACGGTAGGGTTCGGTATCCGCAACGTCGCCGACACGGGGCAGGCGTTCCGCGAGATGGCGCGCGTACTGCGGCCCGGGGGCCGGGCCGTCTGCCTGGAGTTCGCCGTGCCGAGCAACCGGCTTGTGCGCTGGGCCGTCCGCTGCTATGAGGCGACGCTGCCGGCGCTCGGCGGGCTTCTGAGCACGCGCGAGGCGTATGCGTACCTCCCGGCGTCCATCGAGGCCTTTCACTCGCGGGAGGAGCTGGCGGCCATCATGCGCGAAGCCGGGTTTCGCCAGGTGCGCCTGCGCGACCTGAACCTGGGCAGCGTCTGTATCCATACCGGGGTGAAGCCATGA
- a CDS encoding altronate dehydratase, whose protein sequence is MHDPQPIALLVLGDRDDVGVAPCPIAAGAAAAAGGRSFRARTDVPAGHKVALRDLAAGHPVRKYGEVIGHASAPILAGDWVHTHNLEARPFERQGAGSRPVAPESAAEQRTFDGYLRPDGRVGTRNYLAVLASTNCAADAARLLAERLRREALPGFAHVDGIVAITHGLGCGMAIGGRDLRVLRRCLAGVAEHPNVGGAIWLGLGCEVNAVEAAAREQRILRPAEVAGAGSRRPVVLSIQACGGVRPAVEAGFAAGLRMLREVDAARQTPRPLADLTVGTNCGGSDACSGITANPALGLAGDRLGARGARWVLAETPETYGAEHLLAERARTPDVASKLLSRMRWWERHTASHGTTMDANPAPGNKAGGITTIYEKALGAVTKGGSMPLAAVYDYAERVASPGLSFMDTPGHDPVSVTGLVAGGCNLIAFTTGRGSCLAFPPVPVLKIATNSVLFEAMPGDMDLDAGVALRGVPLGEVADAIFEALIAVASGRRTRGEEQGLGEHTFVPWALGPVL, encoded by the coding sequence GCTCTGCTCGTACTCGGCGACCGAGACGACGTCGGCGTGGCGCCCTGCCCGATCGCTGCCGGCGCCGCCGCGGCCGCCGGTGGACGCAGCTTTCGCGCGCGCACCGACGTGCCGGCGGGGCACAAGGTGGCGCTGCGCGACCTTGCAGCCGGTCATCCTGTCCGGAAGTACGGCGAGGTGATCGGCCACGCGAGCGCTCCCATCCTGGCCGGTGACTGGGTGCACACGCACAACCTGGAGGCCCGGCCGTTTGAGCGCCAGGGCGCTGGATCGCGCCCGGTCGCGCCGGAGTCCGCCGCCGAACAGCGGACCTTCGACGGCTACCTTCGCCCCGACGGGCGCGTGGGAACGCGCAACTACCTCGCGGTGCTCGCGTCCACCAACTGCGCGGCCGACGCAGCGCGCTTGCTGGCCGAGCGCCTGCGGCGCGAGGCGCTCCCTGGATTCGCACATGTGGACGGGATCGTCGCGATCACGCACGGCCTGGGCTGCGGCATGGCCATCGGCGGGCGCGACCTTCGGGTACTGCGCCGCTGCCTGGCCGGCGTCGCCGAGCACCCGAACGTGGGCGGAGCGATCTGGCTGGGCCTGGGCTGCGAGGTCAACGCCGTCGAGGCGGCGGCGCGCGAGCAGAGGATCCTCCGCCCGGCCGAGGTCGCCGGCGCCGGGTCCCGGCGGCCGGTTGTGCTCTCCATACAGGCCTGCGGCGGCGTGCGGCCGGCCGTCGAAGCCGGGTTCGCCGCCGGTCTACGAATGCTGCGCGAGGTCGACGCGGCGCGCCAAACCCCCCGTCCCCTCGCGGATCTCACCGTCGGCACCAACTGCGGCGGGTCCGATGCCTGCTCCGGCATCACGGCGAATCCCGCGCTCGGCCTTGCGGGAGATCGCCTTGGGGCGCGCGGAGCCAGATGGGTGCTGGCCGAGACGCCCGAGACCTATGGAGCCGAGCACCTGCTGGCCGAACGGGCCCGCACGCCGGATGTTGCCTCGAAGCTGCTTTCGCGGATGCGGTGGTGGGAGCGACACACGGCCTCGCACGGCACCACAATGGACGCCAACCCTGCGCCGGGCAACAAGGCAGGCGGCATCACGACCATCTACGAGAAGGCGCTCGGCGCGGTGACGAAGGGCGGGTCGATGCCGCTCGCCGCCGTCTACGACTACGCGGAGCGCGTGGCCTCGCCCGGCCTGTCGTTCATGGACACGCCCGGTCATGACCCGGTCTCCGTCACCGGTCTGGTGGCTGGCGGATGCAACCTGATCGCCTTCACTACTGGCCGCGGCTCATGCCTGGCCTTCCCGCCCGTGCCCGTGCTGAAGATCGCCACCAACTCCGTGCTGTTCGAGGCCATGCCCGGCGACATGGACCTGGATGCCGGCGTGGCGCTCCGCGGCGTTCCGCTGGGCGAGGTCGCGGACGCAATCTTCGAGGCGCTGATCGCCGTGGCGTCGGGCCGCCGCACACGCGGCGAGGAGCAGGGCCTCGGCGAGCACACGTTCGTGCCCTGGGCCCTCGGCCCCGTGCTCTAG